The DNA region AACGATACCCAGTTCGTGGTCGGCGCCTCTAACGAGCCCGATAAAGAAATAATCCACACCATCGACCGCTTTAAGGCCGACTACGGCCTGCGCCGGCCATACTTCATGAGCTTCGACCCCGTGCCCGGGACGCCGCTTTCCTCGAACAGGCCGTCGCCCGTCTGGCGCGAGGTCAGGCTATACCAGATATCGTATATGCTAAAGGATTATGGCCTCCGTGCAAAGGACCTGGACGCTGTCCTTGATGACGAGGGATTCCTGCCCGACAGCGACCCGAAGCTGCTCCTCGCCCACTGCAACAATGACTTCTTTCCCGTGGACGTGAACGAGGCGCCATACGAAGACCTCATAAAAGTCCCGGGGATCGGCCCTACTACGGCCCGGCGTATCATCAATAGCCGCCCCATCGACGATTACGTGGAACTGGTCAATATCGGCGTCGTGCTGAAGAGGGCTCGGCCATTCATTAAAGTCAAGAATAAGGTGCAGTCGAGGCTCGAGGGGTACGGCCTTGCGTGAGGTGTTCGCGTGATCATCGGCTATAAAAAAGACCTCGACGGCGTGTTAAGGGCTGCCGTAGCGCTCAAGAAGAACCCCGACGCCACGATAGTCTGTGGCTCGAACGCCCGCGAGCTTAAGCAAAAGCTGGCCATGTACCACGGGGAGGTCGTGTTGAACGTGGATGAGGTCGTCAAGGATGTGCCATTCCACGTTAAGGCCGAGTTGTGGGTCAAAGTCCCGTCGTGTAATCCCATGCAGCGCGGGCTGTCACTGGGCTCGTATCTTACTTATGCCCTGCGGAATGACCAGTGCATACCCGACGAGCTCGTCCGGCTGGTGGCCCGGTACTATCCGAACTTCATGGCCCTGCTCGCCCATAAAGACGCTACCGCAAGGAAATATTTTCGCCTTTACCGTGAAGCCGCCGGCGAGCTCGAGCGTATCAAATCCTATTGCCGCTTCAGGCCTGCCGGGGATAAGCTCTACGTGGAGATCGCACCGAAGCACGACATCAAGGACCTCTTTATGGAATGGGCCATGCGGCGGAACAATGACCGGATCATCGTGGTCAAGTGCCATGCCGAGTATTACCTTCTGAATGCCCGGGCCCTCGGGTACCGGGCCGAAATCGCTAATGTAACGAAAGAAGAGGCCGAGCGGCTTTTGGGCGACATGCCCGATACGGATAGCGACATATGGGACACGTTCTATGACTCCCAGAACGTGGAGAGCCGGCGCAATAAGCGGTATGCGAAGGCGAGGCTACCGGAAAAGTTCTCATATATCAGCCCGGAGATCAGAAAGGAAAGGAAAAAGATCGAGCATGGCATACAGCCAGACAAGCTGGACGATTTCTTCATGAGCCGTTAATTATGCGACTATGCTATTTATCGGTAAATGGAATACGAGTAATCATAGGGGGATCAAATGGATTTAAAAAGACTGTTTGTACTAAGCCTGGCGGCGATAGCTTTAGTGATATCGATCGCGCCGGCGTATGCACTGCTCTGGCCGACGGTCATCGATTGCGGTTGTTATGGAGGGCTCTGGGGAGTCTACGGCCCGTTCGGGCCCTACGCTGCAGCATACTGGGGATGCGGCTTCTGGTAAGTGCTGGTGGATTAAAAATAGAAAAATCAGTAAGCCTTTGCTTTTTTGACTTTTTCTTTCGCCGAGGGCGGCTTCTCCATTTGCGCCAGTTTATCTAGCAACGCCTGCTTGACGAAGTCCTCCCTATCCTTACGGTAGGTCACGGAAATGCCCAGGTCGTCCTTCAGGTACTCGTATCCGCGGATCACGGCGATGGGCGTACCCTCGTTCGACTCTCCCATGATCATGTTGGCGCAGGCGGCGACCTCGTCGACGATGCCCTGTATCGTTATTTTCAGCTCGTGGCCGAACAGGTCCATGTCGCCCCGCTTATCGTGCACGGCGGCGATGCCGGCGCAGCCGACGGCGACACCGATTTGGCCCTCCCGGAAGGAGCGCCCGTTGGTGTCGGTAATGATGACGGCGACCCTCCTGCCGGTCAGCTCCATAATACGGTCACGTATCCTGCGGGCCGAAGCGTTCGGGTCCTCCGGCAATAAAAGAATGTAACCGGTCTCCGTGTTGGAGCGGTCGATGCCCGCGTTAATGCACACGTTCCCCAACACCGTCTCGACTAAAAGCGGGTGCTTCCATAGCACCTTCGTGCAATTGTCCAGCACGTACTGGATGAAGTGCGGGTCCTCGGCGTTCAGGACGGCAAGCTCTTCGGCGCGGGTCGTCGGGGTGATGTCGTTCAGCAGATACCGGCGCCCCTCGGACTTGGAGACTATGGTCGATGCAAATACGACGATATCGTCGTCCTCAAGCTTCGTCCTGGCTTCCACTACCGCCGCGAGGTCGTCCCCATTCTGGATCATGGGGACGTCGTCTACGGTATATGCATTAATCTTCAAGCGCGATGCCTCCGTAAAATTAGAAGTGTATAAGGCGACGAAAAACAATAAACCTTGTGCAAAAGAAAGGCCGCCTAGATGCGGAAGGACTTCTGCCCTTCCGGACCCTGCACAGGCTCCTCTTCCTGCTGGTTGCCGCTCTGGAGCGGGCTCTTCCGCTTCCGCATGGCCAGCTCTTCACGGCGCGCTTTCGAGCCCATGTGACCCCGGTTATGTTCCCGCTCTGCCAGAGTGATTCACCTCAAACCTTGAATATGTCCTTGCCGGTCGGCCCGTGGACGGGCTCCTCGGCCGGCTCCACGTTATACCCGTGCCGGACCTCTTCGCCATGGTCTTTTTTCTTCTTCCGCTTCTTCGCATCCTCTTTCTTCTTCTCAGCCATCGTGACACCCGTTATAAGTCATATTCGGGCGGCTTCTTCTTATGCTGCCGCTCCCGCAATATCGCGTCCAGCCTGCGGTCGATGTCCTCGTTCACGTTCTTGTCCGACGTGGCGGCGTCGATCCAGGTGACCGTGCCGTGCTGCAGGTCCTTCATGTCCTCGGGAGACGCCAGGTATTGCCTCCCGTAGCCCGTTGCCCACGTAGACTTATCCTCCGCATAGTAGACCCGTCCGCTCATTACGATCTCGTCCGACGTGCCCTGCTCTTCCCGGGGTGGCGTGACGTCGGGCATGACCTTCTTCTTAGCGTTGCGGTCCTTATCTTCGGGCATGATATTTCCATGAATAGATGGGCACGTTACGTATTTTACCATAGGCACGCAAAATACGGATTTTTAAGCGTGCCGGCTCGGATTAACGCGTTACTACTATCTTATTTTATCATTTCCAGGCAGAGCACGCCATATTTCATGGTCGTCCCCGCCTCGGACTTTATTTTAGCCTTCGCAGGCCCTTCATAAAGCGACTTATGAGGGACATGAGGTAGTTTGGCCGTTTCCAGGCTCCGGCCCTGGAGGAAGTTACCGGCCGTAAGTAATACGGCGCCCCACGCCGACGGCCTGTCGATCGCGACAGCGGCCGACCGTAATTTAACGCTGCCGAAGGGCATGCAGATATAAAGCCGTAGCCCTGCGTCGAGGTTTACTCGGAGGGAAGCTTCCACATGGTACCACCCGTTCGCGCCGATATGCCATCCCAGGACGTGCCCGGCCCCGAACGTGTACAGATATTGCTTGCATAGGGGCAATGGCTGGGGCCCGCCCCGGCAATAGGAGCCCGGCCCGTATAACAGGCCATCGAAAGCGGACGCATTAAAGCTGACCGGATTCTCCTCCTCATCCGTGACCCCCGAGCCTTCCAGCACACTTTCCACGCCCTTCGGGAACAGGAGCACAATGGCAGGGAAATGCGGCGCTTCGGCGTCTTCCAGGTCCTGCATCTGGTACGGGAAGCCAATGTCCGCCTCGACCGTCAGCTCGTCCGGCGCCTTCACTTTAATCTTCACATATGCCAGCCTGGCGGATACGTCGGCGCCGGCCTTTGGCACATAAAGCTCGTCGAAGTCGGCTTTTTTATAGTTCGCGTCGGGCATGTCGCAGCGCGTGCGCTCCAGCGCGTCCAGGCTCGCCGTGAGTGTTTTTGCCATACTATCATCCTTTATGGCCACGGCCGCGTCGAGGGCTTCCTGGAGCGCTGAAGCCGCATCGTCGAACCGGCACTGGCCCCTGTAGGCGTCCGCGAGGCCTGCCAGCGTGGCGGCGAGGGACTTTTTATCGCCGAGGCGCTCCTTCAGGCCTATGGCCGATCTGAACGTGTCCTCCGCTCCCTGGTAATTGCCCATGAAAATATAGACGAAGCCGGCATTGTTGAGCACGCCGGCGATCGCATCGTCCCAGAGGCCGTCTCTGTTTTCCGTTTCGAACGCGCGCAGGGCTATGTTCAGCTCTTTTAAGGCCTCCTCGTAAAAGCCGGTGGAGGAGAGCCTTTTGGCCTTTTCGCTGTGGGATAGGCCGATCTGCACCTGGCGCGTCATGCGCCGCTGGGGGGCCATACCTTAGTTGTAAGCTGAAAAAGTATAAAACCGTTATTCTCCCGTCAGGAGCGCTTAATCCTTGTACCTTCTTTCGAGTCCTCGATGGCGATACCCAGCTCCTTGAGCCGTTTTCGAATGAGGTCCGATGTTTCGAAGTCCTTCTTTTTCCTGACGGCATCGCGAATATCGACGATGAGCTGCAGCAGCTCAGAAGCGAATAAGTCTTCCAGGGAGCCGGTCCACTTGATGCCGAGCACGTCCGAGTAAATGCCATACAGGTCCAGCACGTCCTTCCACTGGTCCGCGGGCATGTCGCCCTCGGCGAGCCACCGGTTCACGTCCCGAGTGAGCTCGAAGATCTCGGCGATGGCCTCCCTGGTATCCAGGTTATCGTCCATGCGCTCCTCGAACCGCTTTTTACTCTCTACCAGGCGCTCGCGGACGTCCGCGATGGTCGGTGCTCCGAAAAGCGGTCTCTTAATGCGCGTCTCGATACCGGATATGGCGTTCCTGATGCGCTCCAGGCCACGGCCGGCGTCCTCAAGCGCCTGGTCGTTGAAGTCGAGCGGGCCCTGGTAATGCGTATTCAGGATGAAAAACCGGACAGCATCAGGCGAAAACTTCTTGAGTACGTCTCTCACCAGGAAGAAGTTGCCCAGGGACTTGGACATCTTTTCCTTATTAATGAGCAAAAAGCCGTTGTGTATCCAGTACTTTGCGAAGGGGGGCCTGCCGGTATACGCTTCGGT from Methanocella sp. includes:
- a CDS encoding DUF4130 domain-containing protein; its protein translation is MIIGYKKDLDGVLRAAVALKKNPDATIVCGSNARELKQKLAMYHGEVVLNVDEVVKDVPFHVKAELWVKVPSCNPMQRGLSLGSYLTYALRNDQCIPDELVRLVARYYPNFMALLAHKDATARKYFRLYREAAGELERIKSYCRFRPAGDKLYVEIAPKHDIKDLFMEWAMRRNNDRIIVVKCHAEYYLLNARALGYRAEIANVTKEEAERLLGDMPDTDSDIWDTFYDSQNVESRRNKRYAKARLPEKFSYISPEIRKERKKIEHGIQPDKLDDFFMSR
- a CDS encoding coenzyme F420-0:L-glutamate ligase codes for the protein MKINAYTVDDVPMIQNGDDLAAVVEARTKLEDDDIVVFASTIVSKSEGRRYLLNDITPTTRAEELAVLNAEDPHFIQYVLDNCTKVLWKHPLLVETVLGNVCINAGIDRSNTETGYILLLPEDPNASARRIRDRIMELTGRRVAVIITDTNGRSFREGQIGVAVGCAGIAAVHDKRGDMDLFGHELKITIQGIVDEVAACANMIMGESNEGTPIAVIRGYEYLKDDLGISVTYRKDREDFVKQALLDKLAQMEKPPSAKEKVKKAKAY
- a CDS encoding tetratricopeptide repeat protein, with protein sequence MAPQRRMTRQVQIGLSHSEKAKRLSSTGFYEEALKELNIALRAFETENRDGLWDDAIAGVLNNAGFVYIFMGNYQGAEDTFRSAIGLKERLGDKKSLAATLAGLADAYRGQCRFDDAASALQEALDAAVAIKDDSMAKTLTASLDALERTRCDMPDANYKKADFDELYVPKAGADVSARLAYVKIKVKAPDELTVEADIGFPYQMQDLEDAEAPHFPAIVLLFPKGVESVLEGSGVTDEEENPVSFNASAFDGLLYGPGSYCRGGPQPLPLCKQYLYTFGAGHVLGWHIGANGWYHVEASLRVNLDAGLRLYICMPFGSVKLRSAAVAIDRPSAWGAVLLTAGNFLQGRSLETAKLPHVPHKSLYEGPAKAKIKSEAGTTMKYGVLCLEMIK